One window of the Synechococcus sp. CC9311 genome contains the following:
- the gap gene encoding type I glyceraldehyde-3-phosphate dehydrogenase, whose product MTLRVAINGFGRIGRNVLRGWISRGADTGLEIVGMNSTSDPKTSAHLLTYDSILGRLDPSVDIKTTDDSMFINGKEIKFFADRNPLNCPWKEWGVDLVIESTGVFNTDEKASMHIQAGAKKVILTAPGKGAGVGTFVVGVNDDQYRHEDWDILSNASCTTNCLAPIVKVLDQNFGMEWGLMTTIHSYTGDQRILDNNHRDLRRARAAALNMVPTTTGAAKAVALVYPEVKGKLTGFAMRVPTPNVSAVDLTFGTSKGPSVEEVKAAMKSASENGMKGIIKYTDLPLVSTDYAGTNESTIFDADLTYAMGDKAVKILAWYDNEWGYSQRVVDLAEVVAKGWK is encoded by the coding sequence ATGACCCTGCGCGTTGCCATCAATGGATTCGGCCGAATTGGTCGCAATGTGCTGCGAGGTTGGATCAGCCGCGGTGCTGACACTGGTCTGGAAATCGTGGGTATGAACTCCACGTCTGATCCCAAGACCAGCGCTCACCTACTCACCTACGACTCGATTTTGGGTCGCTTGGACCCATCAGTGGATATCAAAACCACTGATGACTCCATGTTCATCAATGGCAAGGAAATCAAATTCTTCGCCGATCGCAACCCCCTCAATTGCCCTTGGAAGGAATGGGGTGTTGATCTGGTCATCGAATCAACCGGTGTGTTCAACACTGATGAAAAGGCCAGCATGCACATCCAGGCTGGTGCCAAGAAGGTGATTCTTACCGCTCCTGGTAAGGGTGCTGGGGTCGGCACGTTCGTGGTTGGAGTCAACGACGATCAGTATCGCCACGAAGATTGGGACATTCTCAGCAACGCAAGTTGCACCACCAATTGCCTGGCGCCAATCGTCAAGGTTCTGGATCAGAATTTCGGCATGGAATGGGGCTTGATGACCACCATTCACAGCTATACCGGTGACCAAAGAATTCTGGATAACAACCATCGCGACTTGCGTCGTGCCCGTGCAGCAGCGCTGAACATGGTGCCCACCACAACGGGTGCAGCTAAGGCTGTTGCCCTGGTGTACCCCGAAGTGAAGGGTAAGCTCACTGGCTTCGCCATGCGCGTTCCTACTCCGAATGTGTCCGCTGTTGACCTGACCTTTGGAACATCCAAGGGCCCAAGTGTTGAGGAGGTCAAAGCTGCCATGAAGAGCGCCTCTGAAAACGGCATGAAGGGAATCATCAAGTACACCGACTTGCCCCTCGTTTCCACCGACTACGCCGGCACGAACGAATCGACCATCTTTGACGCTGATCTCACCTATGCGATGGGCGACAAAGCTGTGAAAATTCTTGCTTGGTATGACAACGAGTGGGGCTACAGCCAGCGTGTCGTTGACTTGGCTGAGGTTGTTGCCAAAGGCTGGAAGTAA
- a CDS encoding DUF6554 family protein, with the protein MALLRQRLALLLSLAGIAGLGLTPLEAIAGTPEAVKGAKIYCYMRSSNNDHTVSWEAAYALIKRQKSGMFKTSPEHAAVMITEAVVEDPGSYPDCGQYLGDLFGGSKGSAKSLNSVLNSTNSSNSSTTSETSSDWDKDDRYSY; encoded by the coding sequence ATGGCCCTTCTGCGCCAGCGCCTTGCGCTCCTCCTCTCTCTGGCGGGTATCGCTGGACTTGGCTTGACCCCTTTAGAAGCGATCGCCGGGACGCCTGAGGCCGTTAAGGGCGCAAAAATTTATTGCTACATGAGAAGCAGCAATAACGATCACACCGTTAGCTGGGAAGCGGCTTATGCCTTGATCAAACGCCAAAAAAGCGGAATGTTCAAAACGTCACCAGAACATGCTGCAGTGATGATCACTGAGGCTGTTGTGGAAGATCCAGGCAGCTACCCCGACTGCGGTCAGTACCTAGGGGATCTTTTTGGAGGCAGCAAAGGTTCTGCAAAATCATTAAACAGCGTCCTCAACTCAACCAATTCGAGCAATTCATCAACGACTTCAGAAACCTCCTCCGACTGGGACAAGGACGACCGCTATAGCTATTGA
- a CDS encoding alanine--glyoxylate aminotransferase family protein, whose product MQDKLTLMIPGPTPVPETVLKAMGRHPIGHRSGEFQAVVERTTAQLRWLHQTNNDVLVITGSGTAAMEAGIINTLSRGDRVICGDNGKFGERWVKVARAYGLEVEVIKADWGHPLDPENFRTALEADSDKTIRAVILTHSETSTGVINDLETISRHVQAHGTALTIADCVTSLGATNVPMDDWNLDVVASGSQKGYMMPPGLSFVAMSERAWKAYERSDLPKFYLDLGPYRKTAAKNSNPFTPAVNLYFALDAALEMMQAEGLEAIFARHARHRDAAIAAMKAIGLALFAAEGHGSPAITAVAPAGMDAELLRKTIKDRFDILLAGGQDHLKGKVFRIGHLGFVCDRDVLTAVAAIESVLHSLGFHKGQMGAGLSAASAALSNN is encoded by the coding sequence GTGCAGGACAAGCTCACCCTGATGATCCCCGGACCCACCCCGGTGCCAGAAACGGTTCTGAAAGCGATGGGACGCCATCCCATCGGGCACCGCAGCGGTGAGTTTCAAGCGGTGGTGGAACGAACAACCGCCCAACTGCGCTGGCTGCATCAAACCAACAACGACGTGCTGGTGATCACCGGTAGCGGCACAGCTGCTATGGAAGCTGGAATCATCAACACACTCAGTCGTGGAGATCGGGTGATCTGTGGCGACAATGGCAAGTTTGGCGAGCGCTGGGTCAAGGTGGCGCGTGCCTACGGCCTTGAGGTGGAGGTCATCAAGGCGGACTGGGGACACCCCCTTGACCCAGAAAACTTCCGGACCGCGTTGGAAGCCGACAGTGACAAAACGATCCGAGCGGTGATCCTGACCCATTCAGAAACATCCACAGGCGTGATCAACGATCTTGAAACGATCAGCCGCCACGTCCAAGCCCATGGCACAGCACTGACTATTGCCGACTGCGTCACCAGCCTGGGAGCCACCAACGTGCCCATGGATGACTGGAACCTGGATGTGGTTGCATCTGGATCCCAAAAGGGCTACATGATGCCGCCAGGGCTCAGCTTTGTTGCAATGAGTGAGCGAGCTTGGAAGGCCTACGAACGCTCGGATTTACCCAAGTTTTATTTGGATTTGGGTCCCTATCGGAAAACTGCAGCCAAAAACAGCAATCCATTCACGCCTGCAGTGAATTTGTACTTCGCTCTCGACGCCGCACTGGAGATGATGCAGGCGGAGGGGCTTGAAGCGATTTTTGCGCGCCATGCGCGTCACCGTGACGCAGCAATAGCTGCGATGAAAGCGATCGGATTGGCGCTGTTTGCAGCCGAAGGCCATGGGAGTCCGGCGATTACGGCAGTTGCACCTGCAGGAATGGATGCGGAACTGCTGCGTAAAACCATTAAAGATCGCTTCGACATTCTGTTAGCGGGCGGTCAAGACCATCTCAAAGGCAAAGTGTTCCGCATTGGCCATCTCGGCTTTGTCTGCGATCGAGATGTTTTAACAGCCGTAGCTGCCATTGAATCCGTGTTGCATTCACTTGGCTTCCACAAGGGTCAGATGGGCGCTGGACTTAGCGCTGCATCAGCCGCTTTAAGCAATAATTAG
- the efp gene encoding elongation factor P: protein MISSNDFRTGTTIELDGAVWRVVEFLHVKPGKGSAFVRTKLKAVQSGSVVEKTFRAGEMLQQALLEKSTLQHTYMEGEDFVFMDMSTYEETRLTAKQIGDSRKYLKEGMEVNVVTWNEKPLEVELPNSVVLEIAQTDPGVKGDTATGGTKPAILETGAQVMVPLFLSIGEKIKVDTRNDTYLGRENG from the coding sequence ATGATCTCCAGCAACGACTTTCGCACTGGCACCACGATCGAGCTGGACGGTGCTGTCTGGCGCGTGGTCGAGTTTCTGCATGTCAAGCCAGGCAAGGGGTCTGCGTTTGTCCGCACGAAGCTCAAGGCCGTTCAAAGCGGCAGTGTTGTGGAGAAAACGTTCCGAGCTGGGGAGATGCTTCAACAGGCTCTGCTCGAGAAGTCGACGCTTCAACACACCTACATGGAGGGCGAAGATTTCGTCTTCATGGATATGTCTACCTATGAAGAGACGCGTCTGACGGCCAAACAGATCGGAGACAGTCGTAAATATCTCAAGGAGGGCATGGAGGTGAATGTCGTGACCTGGAATGAGAAGCCCTTAGAAGTTGAATTGCCGAATTCGGTTGTGTTGGAGATCGCTCAGACCGATCCCGGCGTGAAAGGAGACACAGCAACTGGGGGTACGAAACCAGCCATTTTGGAAACCGGTGCTCAGGTGATGGTTCCCCTGTTTTTATCGATCGGCGAGAAAATTAAGGTTGATACTCGCAACGACACCTATCTGGGACGGGAGAACGGTTAA
- a CDS encoding HNH endonuclease, translating to MHSRDAVFLEDLCPKLRNRRWRQSIHLHTCNRCIYCGKPSESIDHVFPLSRGGMSVTENCVPACLSCNGQKSDADVFDWYRRQRFYDPRRAMAIRAWTDGDLRLAIRLLQWAQPEHNQPPNSKRANDTLTKGDDEQSWGLRTA from the coding sequence ATGCACAGCCGGGATGCGGTTTTCCTAGAGGATCTCTGTCCCAAGCTGCGCAATCGACGCTGGCGTCAATCGATTCATCTCCATACCTGCAACCGCTGTATTTATTGCGGCAAACCTTCTGAATCGATCGACCATGTCTTCCCCCTGAGTCGAGGGGGCATGAGTGTGACCGAAAATTGTGTTCCAGCTTGCCTGTCTTGCAACGGTCAGAAATCTGACGCCGATGTTTTTGATTGGTATCGCCGCCAACGCTTTTATGACCCGCGCCGCGCCATGGCCATTCGCGCCTGGACCGATGGCGATCTGCGCCTCGCCATAAGATTGCTGCAGTGGGCCCAGCCTGAACACAACCAACCACCCAACTCCAAACGAGCAAACGACACTCTTACTAAGGGAGATGATGAGCAGAGTTGGGGGCTTCGTACAGCCTGA
- the pdxA gene encoding 4-hydroxythreonine-4-phosphate dehydrogenase PdxA, whose product MSFSHPSSDATHRLVIALGDPAGIGMEVTLKALADPRLPDGLNPLVVGCRKTLEQTYTRLKAQQCPLLMDPSNLDIDDLPIHDAITPGRPSPESGASSFRWLSHAVSRVKEAQTLALVTAPIAKHAWHAAGHDYPGQTERLAELDNARQASMLFTAVSPNHGWRLNTLLATTHIPLQEVPTALTPDLILRKLDVLSEFCLRFNPNPRLLVAGLNPHAGEQGRLGSEETNWLIPALHQWQHNHPHIYLSGPLPPDTCWLSAAKAWQQGGQAESPDGILALYHDQGLIPMKLMAFDEAVNTTLGLSFLRTSPDHGTGFDIAGQGVARSTSMVAAIRAAWELSRA is encoded by the coding sequence ATGTCCTTCTCTCATCCCTCCTCTGACGCTACCCACCGCCTGGTGATTGCTCTCGGTGATCCTGCTGGAATCGGCATGGAAGTCACGTTGAAAGCCCTCGCAGACCCTCGATTGCCAGATGGACTGAACCCACTCGTCGTTGGCTGCCGAAAAACTTTGGAGCAGACGTACACCAGGCTCAAAGCCCAACAGTGCCCCCTGCTGATGGATCCCAGCAATCTGGACATTGACGATCTACCGATCCATGACGCAATCACCCCTGGGAGACCAAGCCCTGAAAGCGGCGCATCCAGTTTTCGCTGGCTGAGTCATGCCGTCTCACGCGTGAAAGAGGCGCAAACACTGGCTTTGGTCACAGCGCCCATTGCGAAACATGCCTGGCATGCCGCAGGACACGACTATCCAGGCCAAACAGAGCGTTTGGCAGAACTCGACAATGCGCGTCAAGCCTCAATGCTGTTCACAGCCGTCTCACCAAACCATGGCTGGAGGCTGAACACCCTTCTTGCCACAACGCACATTCCACTGCAAGAGGTTCCCACTGCACTCACCCCCGACCTCATACTCCGCAAGCTGGACGTGCTCAGCGAGTTCTGTCTGAGGTTCAATCCCAACCCGCGCTTGCTCGTTGCTGGCCTCAATCCCCATGCTGGAGAACAGGGCCGCCTTGGCAGTGAAGAAACCAACTGGCTCATCCCCGCACTCCACCAGTGGCAGCACAACCATCCCCACATCTATTTGAGCGGGCCTCTGCCCCCTGACACCTGCTGGCTCAGCGCTGCCAAGGCCTGGCAGCAAGGAGGTCAAGCGGAATCACCGGATGGAATCCTCGCTTTGTATCACGACCAAGGCTTAATCCCCATGAAGCTGATGGCCTTCGATGAGGCCGTGAACACCACGCTCGGACTGTCGTTCCTGCGCACCTCACCAGACCACGGAACCGGCTTCGATATCGCAGGACAGGGGGTGGCGAGATCGACGAGCATGGTGGCAGCGATTCGGGCCGCCTGGGAGCTCAGCCGGGCTTAA
- the accB gene encoding acetyl-CoA carboxylase biotin carboxyl carrier protein translates to MQLDHDQLHTLLAALVESDIQEFRLEGDDFRLEVRRNLPVTTVAAPLAPVASAPVAPPPESPAVEFSAGTPPPAAGSRSDLLEVTAPMVGTFYRAPAPGEPSFVEIGTRIGVGQTICILEAMKLMNELESELAGEVVEILVENGTPVEFGQVLMRVKPG, encoded by the coding sequence ATGCAGCTCGACCACGATCAGCTCCACACCCTGCTTGCCGCTCTCGTCGAGAGTGATATTCAGGAATTCCGCCTGGAGGGAGACGACTTCCGCCTGGAAGTGCGTCGCAACCTACCTGTGACCACAGTGGCTGCGCCATTGGCGCCAGTGGCATCTGCACCGGTCGCTCCTCCGCCAGAGAGTCCTGCTGTTGAATTCTCTGCCGGAACCCCGCCGCCTGCGGCTGGATCTCGCTCAGATTTGTTGGAAGTGACGGCCCCCATGGTTGGGACCTTCTATCGGGCTCCAGCGCCAGGAGAGCCTTCGTTTGTAGAGATTGGGACTCGCATTGGAGTAGGCCAAACGATCTGCATTCTTGAAGCGATGAAGCTGATGAATGAGCTCGAATCTGAGCTGGCTGGCGAAGTGGTTGAAATCCTGGTGGAAAACGGCACCCCTGTTGAATTTGGTCAGGTATTGATGCGGGTTAAGCCCGGCTGA
- a CDS encoding peptidylprolyl isomerase, translating to MAHRRLTALLLAWLAAFGLWLAKPVWADLPQGNAVQDPAAILRDSLPMNQEDLRELQHRLESTSNDLRAKRWGALGRTVSRTQKLVATQGNNIVEAVPEEQRSQAELLLNEVRSDLVKLQDEADANDRDGFIQIRRDTLSRIGDLEALLIDDRLPDIPSEFDALPRLAGRATVVIETTQGNLTAVVDGYNAPLTAGAFIDLSLKGFYDGLPFNRAEDFYILQTGDPEGPDIGYVDPKTKQERHVPLEIRIPGETDTLYNETFEDVGLFKAAAVLPFSTLGTLGWAHSDQALDDGSSQFFLFLYEAELTPAGLNLVDGRNAAFGYVVDGFDVLEELGVDDGIKRIQVIEGADRLQAHA from the coding sequence TTGGCTCACCGCCGTCTGACCGCTCTGCTTCTTGCCTGGCTAGCCGCCTTTGGCCTCTGGCTTGCCAAACCGGTATGGGCAGACCTGCCTCAAGGCAATGCCGTACAGGATCCTGCGGCGATCCTGCGCGATTCATTGCCGATGAATCAAGAGGATCTACGCGAGCTTCAGCATCGGCTGGAATCCACCAGTAACGATTTACGTGCCAAACGCTGGGGTGCTTTGGGCCGCACGGTGAGCCGCACCCAAAAACTAGTGGCCACCCAAGGCAACAACATTGTTGAAGCCGTTCCTGAAGAACAACGCAGCCAGGCAGAGCTGCTGCTCAACGAGGTGCGCTCTGACCTGGTCAAGCTTCAGGACGAGGCGGATGCCAATGATCGAGATGGATTCATCCAAATCCGTCGCGACACCCTGAGCCGGATCGGTGATCTTGAAGCACTTCTGATCGACGATCGTCTTCCTGACATCCCTTCCGAATTCGATGCCTTGCCACGGCTTGCTGGACGGGCAACCGTGGTGATCGAAACAACGCAAGGAAACCTCACAGCCGTTGTGGACGGTTACAACGCTCCTCTGACAGCAGGCGCCTTTATCGATCTCAGCCTGAAAGGCTTTTATGACGGCCTCCCTTTCAATCGCGCCGAAGATTTCTACATCCTGCAAACCGGAGATCCAGAAGGTCCTGATATCGGCTACGTGGACCCAAAAACCAAACAAGAGCGACACGTTCCCCTAGAGATTCGCATTCCAGGCGAAACCGACACCCTCTACAACGAAACCTTCGAAGATGTTGGCCTGTTCAAAGCAGCAGCAGTTCTTCCTTTCTCCACCCTTGGGACTCTGGGCTGGGCCCATTCCGACCAAGCCCTTGACGATGGATCGTCGCAATTCTTCCTGTTCCTCTACGAAGCAGAACTCACCCCTGCTGGTCTCAACCTTGTAGACGGGCGCAATGCCGCCTTCGGCTACGTGGTGGATGGCTTTGATGTTCTCGAAGAACTGGGCGTCGACGACGGAATCAAACGCATCCAGGTGATCGAGGGCGCCGATCGACTCCAAGCTCACGCCTGA
- a CDS encoding SDR family oxidoreductase, translated as MLNDLVNRCAPLPSGATLCILGAGFSGGHLAKLSKALGTRVICTSRRPESGSDHLPFDSAKGIVPGHEVLASVTHLISTIPPTKEGADPVLSCLGEQLQQLPLQWVGYFSTTGVYGNSNGNWVNETNEPQPTQLRSQKRLDCEQLWRKSGLPVQILRLPGIYGPGRSPLAAVRSGEVTPVDQPGQMFCRIHVDDLAGACWHLMHRAAAGQRPTVVNISDNRPASRLELQRFAAELLGCKLPAPIPFSEAQATMSPMALSFWADNRKVSNALLRDELGYTFLHPDYSSGLKDCFEAEGFNAMNPEPEAEP; from the coding sequence ATGCTGAACGATCTTGTCAACCGCTGCGCTCCTCTCCCGTCGGGCGCCACGTTGTGCATTCTTGGAGCTGGATTCAGCGGTGGCCATCTCGCCAAGCTGTCCAAAGCGCTTGGGACAAGAGTGATCTGCACGAGCCGCCGACCGGAATCCGGCAGCGATCATCTGCCCTTTGACAGCGCCAAAGGGATCGTGCCCGGCCACGAAGTACTCGCCTCCGTCACCCATCTGATCAGCACAATCCCACCCACCAAAGAGGGAGCGGATCCAGTGCTGTCGTGTCTTGGAGAGCAGCTGCAGCAGCTTCCACTCCAATGGGTGGGCTATTTCTCCACCACCGGCGTCTACGGAAATAGCAATGGCAACTGGGTGAATGAAACCAACGAGCCCCAACCCACTCAACTCCGCAGCCAGAAGCGATTGGACTGTGAGCAGCTCTGGCGCAAAAGCGGCCTGCCGGTGCAGATCCTGCGCTTACCGGGGATCTATGGGCCAGGCCGCTCCCCTTTGGCTGCCGTCCGCTCAGGCGAAGTCACTCCTGTGGATCAACCAGGGCAGATGTTTTGCCGAATCCACGTGGATGACCTAGCTGGAGCCTGCTGGCATCTCATGCATCGAGCCGCAGCAGGACAGCGACCAACAGTGGTGAACATCAGTGATAACAGGCCCGCCTCCCGCCTCGAGCTTCAACGTTTTGCCGCCGAACTCTTGGGATGCAAACTCCCAGCACCGATCCCCTTCAGTGAAGCCCAAGCCACCATGAGCCCAATGGCTCTCTCCTTCTGGGCAGACAACCGCAAAGTGAGCAACGCACTCCTGCGAGACGAACTGGGCTACACCTTTCTGCATCCGGATTATTCAAGCGGTCTCAAGGATTGTTTCGAGGCTGAAGGCTTCAACGCGATGAATCCTGAACCCGAGGCGGAGCCTTAA
- the thiL gene encoding thiamine-phosphate kinase yields the protein MSITLAELGETQLLDRLARFAPPGQLNDDTALLPPDSRALLVNTDVMVEGVHFSDATTAPADVGWRAAVANLSDLAASGSEQVEGITVGLVAPGSTSWWWVEQVYEGISEALERFGGTLLGGDCSTGNQRVLSISAFGRLGPLRLHRALARPGDLLMSSGPHGLSRLGLALLQDTALPTPLSLPPMLKKQAIRCHQRPWPRFDALQTLMACKPEQLPWRAGGTDSSDGLLAAVESLCRSSGCGAVLRREALPRADDWPCEERWDRWCLSGGEDFELVLSLPPEWAESWKRHQPESRCFGTITAETGRIIWNEDGALLQPSGFSHYR from the coding sequence GTGAGCATCACGCTGGCCGAACTTGGCGAAACGCAGCTGCTGGACCGTCTGGCCCGCTTTGCCCCTCCAGGCCAGCTGAACGACGACACCGCCTTGCTACCGCCTGATTCAAGGGCACTGCTGGTGAACACCGACGTCATGGTCGAAGGTGTTCATTTCAGCGACGCCACCACGGCCCCTGCCGATGTGGGTTGGCGTGCTGCAGTGGCCAATCTGTCTGATCTAGCTGCCAGTGGCTCCGAGCAGGTAGAGGGAATCACCGTGGGCCTGGTGGCTCCTGGCAGCACATCTTGGTGGTGGGTTGAACAGGTGTATGAAGGCATCTCAGAAGCCCTTGAGCGTTTTGGTGGAACTCTCTTGGGAGGTGACTGCAGCACCGGCAACCAAAGAGTCCTCTCGATCAGTGCGTTTGGACGACTCGGACCGCTGCGACTGCATCGGGCACTGGCACGACCTGGTGATCTGCTGATGAGCAGCGGCCCCCATGGGCTGAGCAGACTTGGACTGGCACTCCTGCAGGACACCGCACTCCCCACCCCACTCTCACTTCCACCCATGCTGAAAAAGCAGGCGATTCGTTGCCACCAGCGGCCATGGCCAAGATTTGATGCTCTTCAGACTCTGATGGCCTGCAAACCCGAGCAGCTTCCCTGGAGAGCCGGTGGGACCGACAGCAGCGATGGCCTACTCGCTGCAGTGGAGAGTCTCTGTCGCAGCAGTGGCTGCGGCGCTGTTCTGCGCAGAGAGGCCCTCCCACGCGCCGATGACTGGCCCTGCGAGGAGAGATGGGATCGCTGGTGCCTCAGTGGCGGCGAAGATTTCGAACTGGTGCTGAGCCTGCCTCCTGAGTGGGCTGAATCCTGGAAACGGCATCAGCCTGAAAGTCGATGCTTCGGCACCATCACCGCCGAGACAGGAAGGATTATCTGGAACGAAGATGGTGCGCTCCTACAGCCATCAGGGTTCTCCCATTACCGCTGA
- a CDS encoding AbrB family transcriptional regulator, whose protein sequence is MPPLTTVLLYLLAGTSMGLLATRTGIPAAPLAGALIGAAMVSMSGRLEVAQWPTGTKTCLEIAIGTVIGTGLTRTSLDQLQQLWKPAVLITLTLVLTGIVVGLWSSRLLGVDPLVTLLGAAPGGISGMSLVGADYGVGAAVAALHAVRLITVLLVIPVVVKLLTPLGLGDS, encoded by the coding sequence ATGCCCCCACTCACAACGGTGCTCCTCTATCTCCTCGCCGGCACGAGCATGGGATTGCTTGCCACACGCACTGGAATCCCTGCTGCACCACTGGCAGGAGCACTGATCGGAGCCGCCATGGTGAGCATGAGTGGACGCCTCGAGGTGGCTCAATGGCCAACAGGCACAAAGACCTGTCTAGAAATCGCCATTGGCACGGTGATCGGCACAGGCCTGACCAGAACCTCGCTCGATCAATTACAACAGTTGTGGAAGCCTGCGGTCTTAATCACGCTCACCCTCGTCCTCACCGGAATCGTGGTAGGGCTGTGGAGCAGCAGACTGCTAGGCGTTGATCCTCTTGTCACCCTGCTGGGTGCAGCGCCTGGAGGAATCAGCGGCATGAGCCTGGTTGGAGCTGACTACGGCGTTGGCGCAGCTGTTGCTGCACTGCATGCCGTTCGCTTGATCACTGTCTTGCTGGTCATTCCTGTTGTGGTGAAACTGCTAACACCACTTGGGCTGGGTGATTCCTGA
- a CDS encoding DEAD/DEAH box helicase: MRRIRPRGVWRGSRLGWEFPLASAEALLQRFERRFRVDEELMRWLHWHRHPLPPLPPHRDLIAHADLDQRLRDGRLPMPHQRSGARWLLARRGAVLADEMGLGKTLTVLLAARALLRALPLRLLVVAPVGLHSHWRREAAALDLIPDLCSWARLPSELPEAGTLLLVDEAHYAQTLHAQRTQSFLRLARHPRLRAIWMLTGTPMKNGRPDQLYPLLAAMDHPIARDQHSYEELFCQGHFREQGGRQRWQTAGASRLDELRRLTRPLVLHRRKQQVLDLPPKRRMFEGIDLDAEEVKGFDYRLRLVIDDYRQRVAEGLVRSDAESLAVLTALRQIAAEFKLPAAQQLIQRLRQQHKPIVVFSSFVDPLLLLHERLGGVLLTGRQKPDQRQFAVDCFQAGETDLLLATFAAGGLGFTLHRSQDVVLLERPWTPGDIDQAEDRCHRIGMEGGLTSHWLQLGLADQLVDGLVASKAERIELLLGPRRVTLDRQPLPKMVSRCLQDL, translated from the coding sequence ATGCGCAGAATTCGTCCAAGGGGCGTATGGCGTGGTTCTCGGCTGGGTTGGGAATTTCCTCTTGCCTCAGCTGAGGCTCTGTTGCAGCGTTTTGAACGGCGCTTTCGGGTGGATGAGGAGCTGATGCGTTGGTTGCATTGGCACCGCCATCCGCTACCCCCATTGCCGCCTCACCGAGATCTGATCGCGCACGCGGATCTGGATCAACGTTTGCGTGATGGTCGCTTACCGATGCCTCACCAGCGCTCGGGTGCTCGCTGGTTGTTAGCGCGGCGCGGCGCGGTGCTGGCAGATGAGATGGGTCTTGGCAAAACGCTCACTGTGTTGCTTGCGGCTAGAGCCTTGCTGCGTGCCTTGCCGCTGCGCTTGTTGGTTGTGGCTCCTGTGGGATTGCATTCGCATTGGCGCCGAGAGGCCGCGGCCCTTGATCTAATACCGGACCTTTGCAGCTGGGCGCGACTTCCGTCTGAGCTCCCGGAGGCGGGTACTTTGCTTCTGGTGGATGAGGCCCATTACGCCCAAACACTGCATGCACAACGCACTCAGAGTTTCCTACGCCTTGCCCGGCATCCCCGTCTCCGAGCCATTTGGATGCTCACCGGCACTCCTATGAAGAACGGCCGGCCTGATCAGCTTTATCCCTTGCTGGCTGCGATGGACCATCCCATTGCTAGAGATCAGCACTCTTACGAGGAATTGTTTTGTCAGGGGCATTTCCGCGAGCAAGGCGGACGGCAGCGTTGGCAAACCGCAGGAGCCAGCCGATTGGACGAGCTGCGTCGCCTGACCCGACCGCTTGTTTTGCATCGCCGTAAGCAGCAGGTTTTGGACCTCCCTCCCAAACGAAGGATGTTTGAAGGGATCGATCTCGACGCTGAGGAGGTGAAGGGTTTTGATTACCGCCTTCGGTTGGTCATCGATGACTATCGCCAAAGGGTGGCGGAGGGTTTGGTGCGTTCTGACGCTGAATCTTTGGCGGTGCTCACAGCTTTGCGGCAAATTGCAGCCGAATTCAAGTTGCCAGCTGCGCAACAGTTGATTCAGCGTTTGCGGCAGCAGCACAAGCCGATCGTTGTGTTCAGCAGCTTTGTGGATCCGTTGCTGCTGCTCCACGAACGTCTGGGAGGTGTTTTGCTGACAGGCCGTCAGAAACCTGATCAGCGGCAGTTTGCTGTGGACTGCTTTCAAGCTGGGGAGACCGATTTACTTTTGGCCACCTTCGCTGCTGGTGGGCTTGGTTTTACGCTCCACCGCTCTCAGGATGTTGTTCTTCTCGAACGGCCTTGGACGCCTGGGGACATTGATCAGGCGGAAGATCGTTGCCATCGCATTGGTATGGAAGGAGGGCTGACCAGCCATTGGCTTCAGCTTGGTCTTGCTGATCAGCTCGTGGACGGTTTGGTGGCTAGCAAAGCCGAACGGATCGAACTGTTGCTGGGACCGCGTCGCGTCACGCTCGATCGTCAACCGTTGCCCAAGATGGTGTCTCGCTGTTTACAGGATTTATGA